In Streptomyces sp. HUAS ZL42, the DNA window CGTCGACGCCGAGCCCCTGCCCCGGCAGAAGGAGGTCCTCACCGACGCGGCGCTCGCCTTCGTGGCGGAGCTGCACCGGCGGTTCACGCCCCGCCGCGACGAGCTCCTCGCCCGCCGTGCGGAGCGCCGCGCCGAGATCGCCCGCACCTCGACGCTCGACTTCCTCCCGGAGACCGCCGCGATCCGCGCCGACGACTCCTGGAGGGTGGCCCCGTCCCCCGCGGCCCTCGACGACCGCCGTGTCGAGATCACCGGCCCCACCGACCGCAAGATGACCATCAACGCCCTCAACTCGGGCGCGAAGGTGTGGCTCGCGGACTTCGAGGACGCCTCGGCGCCGACGTGGGAGAACGTCGTCCTCGGTCAGGTCAATCTGGCCGACGCCTACACCCGGAACATCGACTTCACCGACCCGGTGAGCGGCAAGCCGTACGCTCTGCGCCCGGACGAGGAGCTCGCGACGGTCGTGATGCGCCCGCGCGGCTGGCACCTCGACGAGCGGCATCTCGTGGACGCGAACGGCACCCAGGTCCCCGGCGCCTTCGTCGACTTCGGCCTGTACTTCTTCCACAACGCCCAGCGCCTGCTCGACCTCGGCAAGGGCCCGTACTTCTACCTCCCCAAGACGGAGTCGCACCTGGAGGCCCGCCTCTGGAACGACGTCTTCGTCTTCGCCCAGGACTACGTCGGCATCCCGCAGGGCACCATCCGCGCCACCGTGCTGATCGAGACGATCACGGCCGCGTACGAGATGGAGGAGATCCTCTACGAACTCCGCGACCACGCCTCCGGATTGAACGCCGGCCGCTGGGACTACCTGTTCTCCATCGTCAAGAACTTCCGTGACGGCGGGCCCAGGTTCGTCCTGCCGGACCGCAACGCGGTCACGATGACGGCCCCGTTCATGCGCGCGTACACCGAACTCCTCGTCCGCACCTGCCACAAGCGGGGCGCGCACGCGATCGGCGGCATGGCCGCCTTCATCCCCTCCCGCCGCGACGAGGAGGTCAACAAGGTCGCCTTCGAGAAGGTCAAGGCCGACAAGGACCGGGAGGCGAACGACGGTTTCG includes these proteins:
- the aceB gene encoding malate synthase A; translated protein: MSAPAPSPLAIVDAEPLPRQKEVLTDAALAFVAELHRRFTPRRDELLARRAERRAEIARTSTLDFLPETAAIRADDSWRVAPSPAALDDRRVEITGPTDRKMTINALNSGAKVWLADFEDASAPTWENVVLGQVNLADAYTRNIDFTDPVSGKPYALRPDEELATVVMRPRGWHLDERHLVDANGTQVPGAFVDFGLYFFHNAQRLLDLGKGPYFYLPKTESHLEARLWNDVFVFAQDYVGIPQGTIRATVLIETITAAYEMEEILYELRDHASGLNAGRWDYLFSIVKNFRDGGPRFVLPDRNAVTMTAPFMRAYTELLVRTCHKRGAHAIGGMAAFIPSRRDEEVNKVAFEKVKADKDREANDGFDGSWVAHPDLVPLAMESFDKILGDRPNQKDRLREDVHVEAADLIAIDSLAVKPTYNGLINAVQVGIRYIEAWLRGLGAVAIFNLMEDAATAEISRSQIWQWINAGVEFENGEKATPELARKVAAEELQNIRAEIGEEAFAAGHWQQAHDLLLQVALDEDYADFLTLPAYEQLQG